The Bacteroidia bacterium genomic sequence AAAAAATTTACACCACCTAGTTTTATTGTACCAAAAGGAGTTGCAATGCTGGCAGCTTATTTTTCTGAGTGGTACTCCCGAATCACAAATACTCCATGCATGTTAAGCCGCGATGCGGTTAAGGCTGGTTGTCATAAAACCTGGTACAGCTACAAGGAAGCTGAGCGAGAAATTGGATATCAACCCAAACGAAGTTTTGAATCAGGTGTTGATGAAATGATTGACTATTACCAACTTCATGGCTTATTTCAGGTCAAAGAAAGATTCTTGGATAAAAAAAAATGATGTTTATTATACCCAAGTTATTGGGGAAATAGTCCAAAACCTCGAATGAAAATTACTATGATAAATGCCAATGCTGTTTAGGCAAATTCGTGCGAAGTATAATCGGACTATTACAGTTTTGCAACAGGAATAAAAACTTCCATCAAACAAAAAAAAGAGCGGTAAGACTGAGAAAATCAAATCTTACCGCTCTTCACGCTTACACCCCGGGCATAAGCGAAATATATCGACCTATTTTACCAGGTCTACCAGTTAAACACCGAAGTACTTTGCCAGCCACAAACCACCCCGCACATCAAAGCAAGGGTCAACGTCCAGTAACCAACATTAATTAAAATGTATTTAAAACCTTTTCTTTCAAACAATGAATTCGTTCCTAAAACCGGCAACACAAAAAATAAACTTGAAAAAATACCATGTACAATACCATGGTGAAAGGTACGAAAATTAGATCCATACTTTTCAATCATCATCAGGAAATCAGCATTCGTAATAGGATTTTCTTTCATACCGGGCTCATTAATTAGCAGGGAAAACAAACTAAATTGATGTATAGAAAGAATTTGCGCAAAATAAGCTAGCATAAAAGCAAGCAAAAAAGATACGCCAAAAATAACCAGCATATTGGCTTCCTTAATTTTCTCTTCGGCAAGGCCGCTTGCCTCCATCCATGCCTTTCCCAGAACACTTGGATTATACCAAATAAGCCGGTAATGGTTGGAATAATGGTAGCCACTAGAATGG encodes the following:
- a CDS encoding DUF1761 domain-containing protein, with amino-acid sequence MEASGLAEEKIKEANMLVIFGVSFLLAFMLAYFAQILSIHQFSLFSLLINEPGMKENPITNADFLMMIEKYGSNFRTFHHGIVHGIFSSLFFVLPVLGTNSLFERKGFKYILINVGYWTLTLALMCGVVCGWQSTSVFNW